In Gemmata obscuriglobus, a single genomic region encodes these proteins:
- a CDS encoding PQQ-binding-like beta-propeller repeat protein: protein MRLLLALTALAVAAVPVASAADSKHPGYRILAQDKGHVAIVGADGKVEWEIECKHNSHDAHLLPNGNLLLHTAPTVVTEYTPKKEVVWKYDAKQKEGYKGRVEVHAFQRLADGNTLVAESGNRRIVEVNKDGKIVKEIALQVNRPDPHRDTRMVRKLDTGNYLVCHEGDGAVREYDTAGKIVWEYKLDLGGRKESPGHGPEGHGTAVYGAIRLANGNTLISGGNNNRVLEVDKDGKIVWSIDQKELDGITLAWVTTLHVLPNGNVIVGNCHAGDGNPQLFEVTRDKKVVWRFKDFRTFGNSLAAAHVLDIKDVRR, encoded by the coding sequence ATGCGACTTCTCCTCGCCTTAACAGCCCTGGCCGTTGCGGCGGTGCCAGTGGCTTCCGCCGCCGATTCCAAACACCCCGGCTACCGCATCCTCGCGCAGGACAAGGGGCACGTTGCGATCGTCGGCGCCGACGGCAAAGTGGAATGGGAGATCGAGTGCAAGCACAACTCCCACGACGCTCACCTGCTCCCGAACGGCAACCTGCTGCTCCACACCGCGCCGACCGTGGTGACCGAGTACACGCCCAAGAAGGAAGTGGTTTGGAAGTACGACGCGAAGCAGAAGGAGGGTTACAAGGGGCGCGTGGAGGTTCACGCCTTCCAGCGCCTCGCCGACGGTAACACGCTGGTCGCCGAGAGCGGCAACCGGCGCATCGTTGAGGTGAACAAGGACGGCAAGATCGTGAAGGAGATCGCCCTCCAGGTGAACCGCCCGGACCCGCACCGCGACACCCGCATGGTCCGCAAGCTCGACACCGGTAACTACCTCGTGTGCCACGAGGGCGATGGCGCGGTGCGCGAGTACGACACGGCCGGGAAAATCGTGTGGGAGTACAAGCTCGACCTGGGCGGGCGCAAGGAGTCGCCCGGCCACGGCCCCGAGGGGCACGGAACCGCGGTGTACGGCGCCATCCGACTTGCGAACGGCAACACGCTGATTTCCGGCGGTAACAACAACCGCGTGCTCGAAGTCGATAAGGACGGGAAGATCGTGTGGAGCATCGACCAGAAGGAGCTGGACGGGATCACGCTGGCGTGGGTGACGACGCTGCACGTCCTGCCGAACGGGAACGTGATCGTCGGCAACTGCCACGCCGGCGACGGGAACCCGCAACTGTTCGAGGTGACGCGCGACAAGAAGGTGGTCTGGCGGTTCAAGGACTTCCGTACCTTCGGTAACAGCTTGGCCGCCGCGCACGTGCTCGACATCAAGGACGTGCGCCGCTGA
- a CDS encoding MBL fold metallo-hydrolase, translating into MPLTFEVLGGPQRDNALFVKVDTGQSQTRLLFDCGDGCPHQLGPSELREVDHLCFSHLHMDHVAGFDLFFRINFDRTAKENRIWVPHGSAEIIQNRFRGFMWNLVDEKQQGEWLVSEVAPETVRTTRYLTKEAFRTAHPRSELTRYGREILEGDGFTLEATLLDHGTPSVGYLVREHDRVNVDTAVLAAKGFAPGPWLKRLRGAPARPGETIEVNGTAHDLAALQREVLVTTRGASIAYLTDFRLTPATANVLAAWLRGVTTVVCESQYRATDTDLADAVKHSTSEEVATMAARAEIGRLILFHFSDRYDAAGRRELLRDAQAIFPNATFPDGW; encoded by the coding sequence ATGCCCCTGACGTTTGAAGTGCTGGGCGGGCCGCAGCGGGACAACGCGCTGTTCGTGAAGGTCGACACCGGCCAGTCCCAGACCCGGCTGCTGTTCGACTGCGGCGACGGGTGCCCGCACCAGCTCGGCCCGTCCGAGTTGCGCGAGGTCGACCACCTCTGCTTCTCGCACCTGCACATGGATCATGTGGCCGGGTTCGACCTGTTCTTCCGCATCAACTTCGACCGCACGGCCAAGGAGAACCGCATCTGGGTGCCGCACGGCAGCGCGGAGATCATTCAGAACCGGTTCCGCGGGTTCATGTGGAACCTCGTGGACGAGAAGCAACAGGGCGAGTGGCTCGTGTCGGAGGTGGCGCCGGAGACGGTTCGCACCACTCGTTACCTCACCAAAGAGGCGTTTCGCACAGCGCACCCTCGGTCGGAACTGACACGGTACGGCCGTGAAATCCTCGAAGGAGACGGCTTCACGCTCGAAGCCACGCTCCTCGACCACGGGACACCATCGGTGGGGTACTTGGTGCGCGAACACGATCGGGTGAACGTCGATACCGCGGTGCTCGCCGCGAAAGGGTTCGCGCCCGGTCCCTGGCTGAAACGGCTGCGAGGGGCGCCGGCCCGACCGGGCGAGACCATTGAGGTGAACGGCACCGCCCACGACCTCGCCGCGCTGCAACGGGAAGTGCTGGTAACGACGCGCGGGGCGTCGATCGCGTATTTGACGGATTTCCGGCTCACGCCGGCCACCGCCAATGTACTCGCGGCGTGGCTCCGCGGCGTGACGACGGTGGTGTGTGAGAGCCAGTACCGGGCGACTGACACGGACCTCGCCGATGCGGTGAAGCACTCGACGAGCGAAGAGGTTGCGACGATGGCGGCGCGCGCCGAGATCGGTCGGCTGATCCTGTTCCACTTCTCGGACCGCTACGACGCGGCGGGCCGGCGCGAGTTGTTGCGCGACGCGCAGGCGATCTTCCCCAACGCCACATTCCCCGACGGGTGGTGA
- a CDS encoding DUF1572 family protein translates to MAEDLRAALNRALCDELDAALSRINHCVGQLTDAQVWWRPPEGTNAIGNLVLHLAGNIRQMIHANLTGAEDTRNRPAEFEARDAAPKDVLLATITSAVALARDAVTGATDERLTERRRVNNFDWTGIEAVVRSVAHFRGHTQEIIHITRTVLGDAYQFAGAR, encoded by the coding sequence ATGGCCGAAGACCTTCGCGCCGCACTGAACCGCGCCCTCTGCGATGAACTCGACGCAGCATTGTCGCGAATTAATCACTGCGTCGGTCAGCTCACCGACGCCCAGGTGTGGTGGCGCCCGCCCGAAGGCACGAACGCCATCGGGAACTTGGTCCTGCACCTCGCAGGCAACATCCGGCAAATGATCCATGCCAACCTCACCGGCGCGGAAGACACCCGCAACCGGCCGGCCGAGTTTGAGGCCCGCGATGCGGCCCCGAAAGACGTGCTCCTGGCAACGATAACCTCGGCCGTCGCCCTTGCTCGCGACGCCGTCACCGGCGCGACCGACGAGCGGCTGACCGAACGGCGGCGGGTAAACAACTTCGACTGGACCGGCATTGAGGCCGTGGTCCGCAGCGTCGCCCACTTCCGCGGGCACACGCAGGAAATCATCCACATCACCCGGACCGTCCTCGGCGACGCGTACCAGTTCGCCGGGGCACGCTGA